The following proteins are co-located in the Candidatus Woesearchaeota archaeon genome:
- the ftsZ gene encoding cell division protein FtsZ, with protein MKQAPTKKNAIDAELEELLAKQRATIKVVGCGGAGNNTINRITEVGVAGAETVAINTDAQDLLYTSADKKILIGKELTHGLGAGSIPKIGEDAARESEHDIKKALEGCDMVFITCGLGGGTGTGSAPVAAEVAKKLGALVVGIITMPFMMEGHRRYENAVIGLEKMEQTVDTLIVIPNDKLLELAPDLPLHTAFKVADEILTNAVKGIAELVTKPGLVNLDFADIRAVMGKGGVALIGVGESDTENRAIEAVEKAISNPLLDVDISGANGALINVLGGVDMTLNEARTVVEAVSEKLDSDARIIWGAQISEDMQHTIRAMLIITGVKSSQILGAGQGTSGKKREIETELGIEFVD; from the coding sequence ATGAAGCAGGCGCCGACAAAAAAGAACGCAATTGATGCTGAGCTGGAAGAGCTGCTCGCAAAACAGCGGGCAACAATCAAGGTTGTTGGCTGCGGCGGCGCCGGCAATAACACAATTAACAGGATTACCGAAGTTGGTGTTGCAGGCGCAGAAACAGTTGCGATAAATACCGATGCCCAGGACCTGCTTTACACATCAGCTGACAAGAAAATACTCATTGGAAAGGAGCTGACCCATGGCCTGGGCGCAGGCTCAATCCCAAAAATCGGTGAAGATGCTGCAAGGGAATCAGAGCATGACATTAAAAAAGCATTGGAAGGCTGCGACATGGTCTTCATAACATGCGGCCTTGGCGGCGGAACAGGGACAGGCTCTGCTCCTGTGGCGGCGGAAGTTGCCAAAAAGCTCGGAGCTCTTGTTGTTGGGATAATAACGATGCCATTCATGATGGAAGGGCACAGAAGGTATGAAAACGCTGTCATTGGCCTGGAAAAGATGGAGCAGACCGTTGACACGCTGATTGTCATACCAAATGACAAGCTTTTGGAGCTCGCCCCTGACCTCCCATTGCACACAGCATTCAAGGTTGCAGACGAAATACTTACAAATGCAGTCAAGGGAATTGCCGAGCTGGTCACCAAGCCAGGCCTTGTGAACCTTGACTTTGCAGACATCAGGGCTGTGATGGGCAAGGGAGGAGTTGCCCTGATCGGCGTTGGCGAAAGCGATACAGAGAACAGGGCGATTGAGGCTGTTGAAAAGGCCATTTCAAACCCATTGCTTGATGTTGATATTTCAGGCGCAAATGGCGCGCTGATTAATGTCCTCGGCGGAGTTGACATGACTCTCAATGAGGCAAGGACAGTTGTCGAGGCTGTTTCGGAAAAACTGGACAGCGATGCCAGGATTATATGGGGAGCGCAGATATCCGAGGACATGCAGCACACAATAAGGGCAATGCTTATAATAACAGGCGTTAAATCCAGCCAGATACTTGGTGCCGGGCAGGGAACATCAGGAAAAAAGAGGGAGATTGAGACAGAGCTCGGCATCGAATTTGTTGACTGA
- a CDS encoding protein translocase SEC61 complex subunit gamma has translation MEETQSQEPEAPGKFKSFVNECIRVLRVTKKPSREEFKTIVKVSGLGMMLIGFIGFVVTMIKQVFLK, from the coding sequence ATGGAAGAGACACAATCGCAAGAACCGGAAGCGCCGGGAAAATTCAAGTCATTCGTAAATGAATGCATCAGGGTGCTGAGGGTCACAAAGAAGCCCAGCAGGGAGGAATTCAAGACTATTGTCAAGGTTTCAGGGCTTGGGATGATGCTCATAGGATTTATAGGGTTCGTCGTAACAATGATCAAGCAGGTATTTTTAAAGTAA
- a CDS encoding transcription elongation factor Spt5: protein MSDDFKKELEQLKKQHVDQKDEKQESAAPEKQESAKMSDKDEFAEMLDEISEPAKDKEAEEEQAEKELPAKEVAVAPKAEVKQHIFALRTTANREDQVMDFVTSNAKKKKLDLYSVIRPHGMRGYIFLEAPSRSDAEQSAFNVPYARGILPKEIDYSEIEHMLEQVKKEVNIRKNDIAEIISGPFKREKCKVTRIDKAKEEVVVELLEAAVPIPITVKMDAIKVIRRENEGEDADSDEQKSIEVPPSVESSGTSGPEEDEF, encoded by the coding sequence ATGAGTGATGATTTCAAGAAGGAATTGGAGCAGCTGAAAAAGCAGCATGTTGACCAGAAAGATGAGAAGCAGGAAAGTGCGGCGCCTGAAAAGCAGGAATCTGCAAAAATGTCTGACAAGGACGAGTTTGCTGAAATGCTGGACGAGATTTCAGAGCCAGCCAAGGACAAAGAGGCTGAAGAAGAGCAAGCTGAGAAGGAGTTGCCTGCAAAGGAAGTGGCAGTGGCTCCCAAGGCTGAAGTCAAGCAGCATATTTTTGCTTTGAGGACAACGGCAAACAGGGAAGACCAGGTCATGGATTTTGTCACAAGCAATGCGAAAAAGAAAAAGCTTGATTTGTATTCCGTCATAAGGCCGCATGGCATGAGGGGATATATTTTCCTGGAGGCCCCATCAAGGAGCGACGCTGAGCAGTCGGCATTCAACGTGCCCTATGCAAGGGGCATTCTGCCAAAGGAGATTGATTATTCTGAAATAGAGCACATGCTTGAGCAGGTCAAGAAGGAAGTGAACATCCGCAAGAATGACATTGCAGAGATTATCTCGGGGCCATTCAAGCGCGAGAAGTGCAAGGTTACAAGGATAGACAAGGCAAAGGAAGAGGTTGTTGTTGAACTGCTTGAAGCCGCCGTGCCCATCCCAATCACAGTCAAGATGGACGCAATCAAGGTCATCAGGCGGGAAAACGAGGGCGAGGATGCTGACAGCGATGAGCAAAAATCAATTGAGGTTCCGCCTTCAGTCGAGTCATCCGGCACTTCCGGGCCAGAAGAGGACGAGTTTTAG
- a CDS encoding 50S ribosomal protein L11, with the protein MAKEKVEALVEGGKATAAPPLGPALGPLGVNIGKVVADINKKTESFKGMQVPVKITVDTSTKEYEISIGTPPASALVKKEANIEKGSGNPLLDLIADIKIEQIIKIAKMKEDSLLGKTMKEKVKEIIGTCGSMGVMVEGVTAKAAIKLVDEGKFDEEIKLQKTELSAAELKELEEEKKKLAEEILKRREEFVKKAKEIIAANEGKERGFIKGKLGEAKIPQAIIDELLPAEAAGGAAAAPGAPGAAPAKEAVAKAAPAKK; encoded by the coding sequence ATAGCCAAGGAAAAAGTTGAAGCATTGGTTGAAGGCGGCAAGGCAACAGCAGCCCCGCCATTGGGCCCTGCACTCGGGCCGCTCGGCGTAAATATCGGCAAGGTAGTTGCAGATATAAACAAAAAGACCGAATCATTCAAGGGAATGCAGGTGCCTGTCAAGATAACAGTTGATACTTCTACAAAGGAATATGAGATTTCAATCGGGACCCCTCCGGCTTCAGCGCTTGTGAAAAAGGAGGCAAACATAGAGAAGGGCTCCGGCAACCCATTGCTGGATTTGATTGCAGACATCAAGATTGAGCAGATTATCAAGATTGCAAAAATGAAAGAAGACAGCCTCCTTGGCAAGACAATGAAGGAGAAGGTCAAGGAAATCATTGGAACATGCGGCTCAATGGGCGTAATGGTTGAAGGCGTTACAGCAAAGGCAGCAATAAAGCTTGTTGATGAAGGCAAATTCGACGAGGAGATAAAGCTCCAGAAGACAGAGCTTTCAGCAGCAGAGCTGAAGGAACTGGAAGAGGAGAAGAAGAAGCTTGCAGAGGAGATCCTGAAGAGGCGCGAAGAGTTTGTCAAGAAGGCAAAAGAGATTATCGCGGCCAATGAAGGAAAGGAAAGAGGGTTTATCAAGGGCAAGCTTGGCGAGGCCAAGATTCCGCAGGCCATCATCGACGAACTGCTGCCTGCGGAAGCAGCTGGCGGAGCCGCCGCAGCGCCTGGCGCGCCTGGAGCAGCGCCTGCAAAAGAAGCAGTGGCCAAGGCAGCGCCCGCGAAGAAATAA
- a CDS encoding amidophosphoribosyltransferase encodes MTDNVHENCGVAAVHIPDGSKFQGMAPNFLYKLLMNLQGRGQLSAGITTYNPLRPRLLETHRDLGLVTEVFKESNPDEQLKIFKSLAGNTGIGHTRYATCGADDRDNAQPLERTHGRRWKWFSFCFNGNIANYSDLKKPLVEKADYHIMFDNDTEIMMHYLSRELQAKSRPDMKEVFSSLAKKFDGAFNIAFINARGTLIVLRDPIGFRPMCYGHYEDVLLVSSESNALANFGVTDIKYLQPGEVLQVLEGKIAIKQLVPSKKQARCMFEWVYFSNVASHFDGKSVYLARTKLGEELAKLETLPINTNEYVVVPVPDSAKPAGDAYAYALGLPSREGLIRNRFAGRTFIEGRSREDKVRNKFTVQKNIIEGKKVLLVDDSIVRGTTTRNIVKYLKEVGKAKEVHIRVSCPPIVAPCFYGIDMSTITELFAPRFKIDPKKPIEKTVLDRMAKELGADSLIYQTIPGLARSISFPQEKLCMACLNTDYPTKQGNLLYGTALKNAMNGQKGRTYEKDKDKGSC; translated from the coding sequence ATGACAGATAATGTCCATGAAAACTGCGGTGTGGCAGCAGTCCATATCCCGGACGGCTCTAAATTCCAAGGCATGGCTCCGAATTTTCTCTATAAATTGCTCATGAATTTGCAGGGCCGCGGGCAGTTGAGCGCAGGGATAACAACTTATAATCCCCTTAGGCCCCGATTGCTTGAAACCCATAGGGACCTTGGGCTTGTCACAGAGGTTTTCAAGGAATCCAATCCGGATGAACAGCTGAAAATTTTCAAGTCCCTGGCAGGCAACACAGGAATAGGCCATACAAGGTATGCGACATGCGGCGCAGATGACAGAGACAATGCGCAGCCCCTTGAAAGGACGCACGGCAGAAGGTGGAAATGGTTTTCTTTTTGCTTTAATGGGAACATTGCAAATTATTCTGACCTGAAAAAGCCGCTGGTTGAAAAGGCTGATTACCACATAATGTTTGACAATGACACTGAAATCATGATGCATTATCTTTCAAGGGAGCTTCAGGCGAAATCCAGGCCGGACATGAAAGAGGTCTTTTCCAGCCTCGCCAAAAAATTTGATGGCGCATTCAATATTGCCTTCATCAATGCAAGGGGGACGCTCATTGTGCTTCGTGACCCGATAGGCTTCAGGCCAATGTGTTATGGCCACTATGAGGATGTCTTGCTCGTATCATCAGAGTCAAACGCCCTGGCAAATTTTGGCGTCACTGACATTAAATACCTCCAACCTGGGGAAGTCCTGCAGGTGCTGGAGGGTAAGATTGCCATAAAGCAGTTGGTGCCATCAAAAAAACAGGCAAGGTGCATGTTTGAATGGGTCTATTTCTCCAACGTTGCATCGCATTTTGACGGCAAATCAGTGTATTTGGCCAGGACAAAGCTGGGAGAAGAGCTTGCCAAGCTTGAGACTTTGCCCATTAACACAAATGAGTATGTGGTTGTTCCGGTGCCGGACAGCGCAAAACCAGCTGGGGATGCATATGCCTATGCCCTTGGCCTGCCGAGCCGTGAAGGCCTCATCAGGAACAGGTTTGCAGGCAGGACATTTATTGAAGGCCGGAGCCGCGAGGACAAGGTCAGGAACAAGTTCACTGTCCAGAAAAATATAATCGAGGGGAAAAAAGTCCTGCTGGTTGACGACAGCATTGTGCGCGGCACCACAACCAGAAACATTGTAAAATACCTGAAAGAGGTTGGAAAGGCAAAGGAAGTCCACATAAGGGTCAGCTGCCCGCCAATTGTGGCACCCTGCTTTTATGGGATAGACATGTCCACCATAACTGAGTTGTTTGCGCCCAGGTTCAAGATCGACCCTAAAAAGCCAATTGAAAAAACAGTGCTGGACAGGATGGCAAAGGAATTGGGCGCTGACAGCCTGATCTACCAGACTATTCCTGGGCTGGCCAGGTCAATCTCGTTCCCGCAGGAAAAGCTGTGCATGGCCTGCCTAAACACAGATTATCCGACAAAGCAAGGCAATCTTTTGTATGGCACAGCCCTTAAGAATGCAATGAACGGGCAAAAGGGCAGGACATATGAAAAGGATAAAGATAAAGGTTCGTGCTAA
- a CDS encoding TCP-1/cpn60 chaperonin family protein, whose product MAQQIQPIFILPEGAQRSVGKDAHSTNIMAAKAVAETVRTTLGPKGMDKMLVDSMGDVTVTNDGVTILEEMNIEHPSAKMIVEIAKTQENEVGDGTTTAVVLAGELLKNAEELLNQNIHPTVVAKGYRIASEKAQVILNAISEKITKEDNDSLIKIATTAMTGKGAEYSKEKLAKMTVDAVKMIVESDGNIDSENVKIEKRSGAPADDSMLIKGVLIDKERVHPGMPRQVKNAKIALIDKEIEISKTEIDSKIEITSPDQMQAFLDQEEKMLKNLVEKILSSGANVVICQKGIDDVAQYFMSKKGVYAVRRVSESDMKRLARATGGRVVSNIHDLDKSDLGFSGSVEEKKVGDEQYTFIQDCKNPKAVTLLVRGGTEHVTNEIERAISDAVGDVIAALRVGKIVGGAGAVEIELSKQLYKFANSLSGKEQLAAKAFAQSLEVIPKTLAENAGLDPIDVLTELKAAHDKGQKWAGINVFTGKVMDAMKNGVVEPLKIKTQAVSSASEVAIMILRIDDLIAAGKSSGPSGGGPQMPPGMGGMGGEY is encoded by the coding sequence ATGGCTCAGCAAATTCAGCCGATTTTTATTTTGCCGGAAGGCGCCCAGAGAAGCGTGGGCAAGGATGCGCACTCAACGAATATCATGGCTGCAAAGGCAGTTGCAGAGACAGTCAGGACAACCCTTGGGCCCAAAGGAATGGACAAGATGCTTGTGGATTCAATGGGGGATGTCACAGTCACAAATGACGGGGTCACAATTCTTGAAGAGATGAATATCGAGCACCCGTCAGCAAAGATGATAGTTGAAATTGCCAAGACACAGGAAAATGAGGTTGGCGACGGGACTACAACAGCTGTGGTGCTGGCAGGAGAGCTCCTGAAAAATGCAGAGGAGTTGCTTAACCAAAACATTCATCCAACAGTTGTTGCCAAGGGATACAGGATTGCGTCAGAAAAGGCACAGGTTATCCTGAATGCAATTTCTGAAAAGATTACAAAGGAGGACAATGACAGCCTGATTAAGATTGCCACAACGGCAATGACTGGAAAGGGCGCTGAGTATTCCAAGGAAAAGCTGGCAAAGATGACAGTTGACGCAGTGAAGATGATTGTTGAGTCAGACGGCAACATTGATTCTGAAAATGTGAAAATTGAAAAAAGGTCAGGCGCGCCGGCTGATGATTCCATGCTTATCAAGGGCGTGCTTATCGACAAGGAAAGGGTGCATCCGGGCATGCCGCGGCAGGTCAAGAATGCCAAGATTGCGCTGATTGACAAGGAGATTGAGATATCCAAGACAGAGATTGACAGCAAGATTGAGATAACCTCGCCGGACCAGATGCAGGCATTTTTGGACCAGGAAGAGAAAATGCTGAAAAACCTTGTTGAAAAAATCCTTTCATCTGGCGCAAACGTGGTCATCTGCCAGAAGGGCATTGATGATGTTGCGCAGTATTTCATGTCAAAGAAGGGCGTTTATGCCGTGAGGCGGGTCAGCGAATCAGACATGAAAAGGCTGGCCAGGGCGACCGGCGGAAGGGTAGTCAGCAACATACATGACCTCGATAAGTCAGACTTAGGATTCTCCGGCTCTGTTGAAGAGAAGAAGGTCGGCGATGAGCAGTACACATTCATCCAGGATTGCAAGAACCCGAAGGCAGTTACCCTGCTTGTAAGAGGCGGCACAGAGCATGTGACAAATGAGATAGAAAGGGCAATCAGTGATGCAGTAGGGGATGTTATTGCAGCCTTGAGGGTTGGCAAGATTGTGGGCGGAGCTGGTGCAGTCGAGATTGAGCTTTCCAAGCAGCTTTACAAATTTGCGAATTCCCTATCAGGCAAGGAGCAGCTGGCAGCAAAAGCCTTTGCGCAGTCACTGGAAGTCATACCCAAGACCCTTGCAGAAAATGCAGGCTTGGACCCGATTGATGTCCTGACTGAGCTGAAGGCCGCGCATGACAAAGGCCAGAAGTGGGCCGGAATCAATGTATTTACAGGCAAGGTCATGGATGCCATGAAAAACGGCGTAGTCGAGCCATTGAAAATCAAGACTCAGGCAGTGAGCTCAGCATCCGAAGTTGCAATAATGATATTGAGGATTGATGACCTCATAGCAGCTGGCAAGTCCAGTGGGCCATCAGGAGGAGGGCCGCAGATGCCGCCGGGCATGGGCGGTATGGGCGGTGAATACTAA
- a CDS encoding 30S ribosomal protein S17e, which produces MGRIKTKMIKRLTKKLMKSHSDSFSEDFGKNKALTAKWTTKSSPKIRNIIAGYVTRLKKKGYQEGQALPRAPPQQKYSDRGDMYGSSDRQGRRGGSGRSRNQR; this is translated from the coding sequence ATGGGACGAATTAAAACAAAGATGATAAAGAGGCTGACAAAAAAGCTCATGAAATCACATAGTGATTCTTTCAGCGAGGATTTCGGCAAGAACAAGGCATTGACAGCGAAGTGGACGACAAAATCATCGCCCAAAATCAGGAATATCATTGCTGGCTATGTTACCAGGCTGAAGAAAAAGGGCTACCAGGAAGGGCAGGCCCTGCCAAGAGCGCCGCCTCAGCAGAAATATTCTGACAGGGGAGACATGTACGGAAGCTCTGACAGGCAAGGCAGAAGGGGCGGCAGCGGCCGTTCCAGGAACCAGCGATAA
- a CDS encoding histone family protein, whose amino-acid sequence MPRADKNRIIPGAPVGRLLMAAGAKRASAGAVQALAEYLEAKGVEIGARAVEMAKHTGRKTVHGEDIKLAARKQ is encoded by the coding sequence ATGCCAAGAGCGGATAAAAATAGGATAATACCGGGAGCGCCGGTTGGGAGATTGCTGATGGCAGCAGGAGCCAAGCGGGCCAGCGCAGGCGCAGTCCAGGCACTTGCAGAGTATCTTGAAGCAAAAGGCGTGGAGATAGGCGCACGCGCAGTTGAGATGGCCAAGCACACTGGAAGGAAGACTGTGCACGGGGAAGACATCAAGCTTGCTGCGAGAAAGCAGTAG
- the albA gene encoding DNA-binding protein Alba: MGSDNSIFIGGKPFMNYVTGVVMQFTTKNASEVTVKARGKFISRAVDVVEVAQKRFLTGQIEVIKIDIDSEEFQNKEGKNVRVSSIEILLKRK; the protein is encoded by the coding sequence ATGGGCAGCGACAATTCAATATTTATTGGCGGCAAGCCCTTCATGAACTATGTGACCGGGGTTGTGATGCAATTCACGACCAAGAACGCTTCTGAAGTCACAGTAAAGGCTAGAGGCAAATTTATCAGCCGTGCCGTTGACGTGGTGGAAGTGGCGCAAAAAAGATTTCTCACTGGCCAGATTGAAGTCATTAAAATCGACATTGACTCTGAGGAATTCCAGAACAAGGAAGGCAAGAATGTCAGGGTGTCATCCATTGAAATCCTATTGAAAAGGAAATAA
- a CDS encoding cytidylate kinase family protein — MIITISGMPGSGKTSVALFLAKKFRLKYYSVGTIMRSMAREKGISVTEMNKRGEKDKKIDRQIDDYQIRLGKRVKNAIFDGRLSFHFVPKSVRILLQCDPETGAKRIFSQKRKNENYSTYREAIAYIKKRSASERLRFKRYYKVDINSRKNFDIVYDTSHNDQWRSANEILRMVETVRKNKAKNAERRMASGNSRIMNRTGIRRISARSGRAK; from the coding sequence ATGATTATAACCATATCAGGCATGCCCGGCTCCGGCAAGACAAGTGTCGCATTGTTTCTGGCAAAAAAATTCAGGCTGAAATATTATTCTGTGGGGACCATAATGAGGTCAATGGCAAGGGAGAAGGGCATCAGCGTCACAGAGATGAACAAAAGGGGCGAAAAGGACAAAAAAATTGACAGGCAGATTGATGATTACCAGATACGGCTGGGAAAGCGTGTAAAAAATGCGATTTTTGACGGCAGGCTTAGCTTTCATTTTGTCCCGAAGTCTGTCAGGATTTTGCTTCAATGCGACCCGGAAACAGGCGCCAAGAGGATTTTCAGCCAGAAGAGAAAGAATGAGAATTACTCAACGTACAGGGAAGCCATTGCATACATTAAGAAAAGGTCGGCATCAGAGCGGTTAAGGTTTAAGCGCTATTACAAAGTTGATATTAACAGCAGGAAGAATTTTGACATCGTCTATGACACAAGCCACAATGACCAGTGGAGAAGTGCAAATGAAATTCTCAGGATGGTCGAGACTGTCAGGAAAAATAAGGCGAAAAACGCTGAGCGCAGGATGGCATCTGGAAATTCCCGAATCATGAACAGGACAGGGATCCGGCGCATCTCTGCAAGATCGGGAAGGGCAAAATAG
- the purD gene encoding phosphoribosylamine--glycine ligase has translation MANILLIGCGAREHAIADAVKRSPQKPVLYAVMAWRNPALIAMCEDFIVAKYNDFQALELFVKKIKPEFCIIGPEQPLAEGVVDFLADHGIPCVGPTKSLARLETSKSFTRMLMDKYKIPGLPKFHVFDSMDGIAEFIDMLAEEGKQFVIKPDGLTGGKGVKVQGDHLKGKDDALDYCKEILAQGQVVIEEKLDGEEFSIQCFCDGKAVVPTPAAQDHKRAFDGDKGPNTGGMGSYSMENHLLPFLTQDAADQGIEITRRMAAALYEETGEFYKGIMYGGYILTREGVKLIEYNARFADPESMNVLTILVTDFVEICRAIINEELGDLEIVFASKATVCKYAVPQGYPDKPARGEEISLGEKIAGVKIYLASVEQSKGDPKKMVMLGSRAIAFVGIADTIQNAEYLAEKAVSAVQGPAFHRKDIGTTDLIDKRVDHIRKMSPR, from the coding sequence ATGGCAAACATCCTGCTTATTGGCTGCGGCGCCCGGGAGCACGCAATTGCTGACGCTGTCAAGCGCAGCCCCCAGAAGCCGGTTCTTTATGCAGTGATGGCCTGGAGAAATCCGGCTTTGATTGCAATGTGCGAGGACTTTATTGTTGCAAAATACAATGATTTCCAGGCGCTTGAGCTTTTCGTGAAGAAGATTAAGCCTGAGTTTTGCATAATCGGCCCTGAGCAGCCCTTGGCAGAGGGAGTGGTTGACTTTCTCGCAGACCACGGGATTCCGTGCGTCGGCCCTACAAAAAGCCTGGCCAGGCTGGAAACCAGCAAATCATTCACAAGGATGCTGATGGATAAGTATAAGATTCCAGGGCTGCCAAAATTCCATGTTTTTGATTCCATGGACGGGATTGCTGAATTCATCGACATGCTCGCAGAGGAAGGCAAGCAGTTTGTCATAAAGCCTGATGGCCTGACTGGCGGGAAGGGAGTCAAAGTGCAGGGCGACCACCTGAAAGGCAAGGATGATGCATTGGACTATTGCAAGGAGATTCTTGCGCAGGGCCAGGTGGTAATTGAGGAAAAGCTGGACGGCGAGGAATTCAGCATCCAATGCTTCTGCGATGGAAAGGCAGTTGTGCCGACTCCTGCAGCGCAGGACCATAAAAGGGCTTTTGATGGTGACAAGGGGCCCAATACAGGGGGGATGGGAAGCTACAGCATGGAAAACCACCTCTTGCCGTTTCTTACACAGGATGCAGCAGACCAGGGGATAGAGATCACGAGAAGGATGGCAGCTGCGCTTTATGAGGAGACAGGCGAATTTTACAAGGGCATCATGTATGGTGGCTATATCCTCACAAGGGAAGGGGTCAAGCTGATAGAGTACAATGCAAGGTTTGCTGACCCTGAATCAATGAATGTCCTGACTATTTTGGTCACAGATTTTGTCGAAATCTGCCGTGCAATAATAAATGAGGAGCTCGGCGATCTGGAAATTGTCTTTGCCAGCAAGGCAACTGTGTGCAAGTATGCTGTTCCACAGGGATATCCTGACAAGCCAGCCAGGGGAGAGGAGATTTCGCTGGGCGAAAAAATCGCTGGTGTGAAAATCTACCTGGCATCAGTGGAGCAAAGCAAGGGTGACCCAAAAAAAATGGTCATGCTCGGCTCAAGGGCAATAGCATTTGTGGGCATTGCCGACACAATTCAAAATGCAGAGTACCTGGCGGAAAAAGCTGTTTCAGCTGTGCAGGGCCCGGCTTTCCACAGAAAGGACATTGGCACCACTGACTTGATTGATAAGAGAGTTGACCATATCAGGAAGATGTCGCCAAGGTAA
- a CDS encoding 5-formyltetrahydrofolate cyclo-ligase, which produces MKENLRKHFLEKRNALQEKQIQDWSRIIRANLESLPEFQRARSCMVFVSKGSEVFTHDLIQENLTRKRISVPATTKAHIIPAVINYFDELKEGMFGILEPRKIVEMDKEDIDLVIVPGIAFDETGNRLGYGKGYYDKFLKLVGCPKIALSFEMQIAEEVPRHSNDVKMDIIVTEQRVIKPGR; this is translated from the coding sequence ATGAAAGAAAATTTAAGAAAGCATTTTCTGGAAAAGAGGAACGCGCTTCAGGAAAAGCAGATTCAGGATTGGAGCAGAATTATCAGGGCTAACCTCGAATCCCTGCCGGAATTCCAGAGAGCCAGGAGCTGCATGGTCTTTGTCTCCAAAGGCAGCGAAGTTTTTACCCACGATTTAATCCAGGAAAACCTGACAAGAAAAAGGATTTCCGTGCCTGCCACAACCAAGGCGCATATCATCCCGGCCGTAATCAATTATTTTGACGAGCTTAAGGAAGGCATGTTTGGGATTCTTGAGCCCAGAAAGATTGTTGAAATGGACAAAGAGGACATTGATTTGGTTATTGTCCCGGGGATTGCCTTTGATGAAACTGGCAACAGGCTCGGCTATGGGAAGGGGTATTATGATAAGTTCCTGAAATTGGTTGGCTGCCCAAAAATTGCCCTTTCTTTTGAAATGCAGATTGCAGAAGAAGTGCCGCGGCACAGCAATGATGTCAAAATGGATATCATTGTGACAGAGCAAAGAGTTATAAAGCCTGGCAGGTAA
- a CDS encoding 3,4-dihydroxy-2-butanone-4-phosphate synthase, with protein MDLKTHSVEQAIIDIRNGKFIVIFDPEREKEGDLVIAAKFATPPKLKFLMQNCYQQVCVPMTEHLLKKMGIPPMTYYSEDFHGCRYALSCDSKKGGTGVSARDKSLVIQDLVAGRLENLSMPGHTFPLIARPGGLFQRRGHTEASIDLLKLAGIKPEIAVLAEIIDNKRAESATGEELEAFIAKNGLTVVKIQDILDFMARPGEPQLNITAELKEKPAQ; from the coding sequence ATGGACTTGAAAACACATTCTGTCGAGCAGGCTATAATAGACATCAGGAACGGAAAATTCATAGTAATTTTCGACCCTGAAAGGGAAAAAGAGGGGGACTTGGTCATTGCCGCCAAATTTGCCACCCCGCCAAAGCTTAAGTTTCTCATGCAAAACTGCTACCAGCAGGTCTGTGTTCCAATGACCGAGCATCTGCTGAAGAAGATGGGGATTCCGCCGATGACTTATTATTCAGAGGATTTCCACGGCTGCAGGTACGCGCTGTCATGTGATTCCAAAAAGGGAGGCACTGGCGTTTCTGCACGTGACAAGAGCCTCGTTATCCAGGACCTTGTTGCAGGCAGGCTTGAAAACCTGAGCATGCCGGGCCACACCTTCCCATTGATTGCCAGGCCTGGCGGATTATTCCAGAGGCGCGGCCACACAGAGGCTTCCATTGACCTGCTGAAACTGGCAGGCATCAAGCCTGAAATTGCTGTTCTTGCTGAAATCATAGACAATAAGCGCGCAGAGTCAGCCACTGGAGAGGAGCTTGAGGCATTTATCGCGAAAAATGGCCTTACAGTTGTCAAGATCCAGGACATTCTGGATTTTATGGCCAGGCCAGGCGAGCCGCAGCTGAATATCACTGCTGAACTGAAGGAAAAGCCAGCTCAATAA